In Spirochaetaceae bacterium, the following proteins share a genomic window:
- a CDS encoding Gfo/Idh/MocA family oxidoreductase → MVRVAMIGAGRMANSVHYPSLASFDDVEFAGVCDLDEELLAATADRYGIERRFTDYRRMVEEVAPDGVYAIGQPNIMFDVWVWCLQQGLNLYIEKPMGLTRHQAIVLADLAKKRGVITQVNHQRRSAPLLVRMRDECLRRGPITHAVCEFYKCEPEPRYHSRDHMMDDCTHSIDTVRWMCGGEVTGVDSRCRRIGTPDINWIGAMLHFDSGATGFVINSWTSGRRVFRVQMHAPSVYVDAEVEGTARLYAGGDREGVAYDTRAVAGSDERFVYGGHRAKNREFIDSIKSGRDVTTSPFRDCIKTMEVAEQILARATLAGE, encoded by the coding sequence ATGGTACGGGTGGCGATGATCGGGGCGGGGCGCATGGCCAACAGCGTGCACTATCCGTCGCTGGCTTCGTTCGACGACGTGGAGTTCGCCGGGGTGTGCGATCTGGACGAGGAGTTGCTGGCAGCCACCGCCGACCGGTACGGCATCGAGCGGCGCTTTACCGACTACCGCCGGATGGTGGAGGAGGTGGCGCCCGACGGCGTGTACGCGATCGGGCAGCCGAACATCATGTTCGACGTCTGGGTCTGGTGCCTGCAGCAGGGCCTGAACCTGTATATCGAGAAGCCGATGGGGCTCACGCGCCACCAGGCGATCGTGCTGGCGGACCTGGCGAAGAAGCGGGGCGTGATTACCCAGGTCAACCACCAGCGGCGCAGCGCCCCGCTCCTGGTGCGGATGCGCGACGAGTGCCTGCGCCGCGGCCCGATTACGCACGCGGTGTGCGAGTTCTACAAGTGCGAGCCGGAGCCGCGCTACCACTCCCGCGACCACATGATGGACGACTGCACGCACTCGATCGACACCGTCCGCTGGATGTGCGGCGGCGAGGTGACCGGCGTGGACAGCCGCTGCCGGCGGATCGGCACGCCGGACATCAACTGGATCGGGGCCATGCTGCACTTCGACAGCGGCGCGACCGGATTCGTGATCAACAGTTGGACCAGCGGGCGCCGCGTGTTCCGGGTGCAGATGCACGCGCCCTCGGTGTACGTGGACGCCGAGGTGGAGGGCACCGCCCGGCTGTACGCCGGCGGCGACCGCGAGGGGGTGGCCTACGACACGCGGGCGGTGGCCGGCAGCGACGAACGGTTCGTATATGGCGGCCACCGCGCCAAGAACCGCGAGTTCATCGACTCGATCAAGAGCGGCCGCGACGTGACCACCTCCCCCTTCCGCGACTGCATCAAGACCATGGAGGTAGCCGAACAGATTTTGGCCCGCGCCACCCTGGCCGGCGAGTGA
- a CDS encoding carbohydrate ABC transporter permease, which translates to MSTEIPRFEQDVVRAARTVGRASLSPWRMVTYLVLGVVAVIYITPFYWMIASAIKPQSEMFKFPPTLIPQTVTLDNFLRVFEVIPLGRAYWNTFYTTLYIVLAQLLFCSVAGYIFEKGRFRFRELCFTLILVTMIIPFQSEMVPLFLLMSDLGLVDTHAAIVLPSIITPFAVFFFRQNVKSIPDDLLDAARIDGSGVLGRYWHVVVPNIKPAIGTITIFAFLGAWNNFLWPLIILNSRKKMLIEQVLSVLTAEFAQEPAARMAAATMAVVPILLVFFFSQRYFVRGIALTGLK; encoded by the coding sequence ATGAGCACCGAGATCCCCCGCTTCGAACAGGACGTTGTCCGCGCAGCACGGACCGTTGGGCGGGCATCTCTTTCACCCTGGCGGATGGTCACCTACCTGGTGCTGGGGGTGGTGGCGGTGATCTACATCACGCCGTTCTACTGGATGATCGCCTCGGCCATCAAGCCGCAGAGCGAGATGTTCAAGTTCCCGCCCACGCTGATCCCGCAGACGGTCACGCTGGACAACTTCCTGCGCGTGTTCGAGGTGATTCCGCTGGGGCGGGCGTACTGGAACACGTTCTACACCACGCTCTACATTGTGCTGGCGCAGCTCCTGTTCTGCTCGGTGGCCGGCTACATCTTCGAGAAGGGACGGTTCCGCTTCCGGGAGCTGTGCTTCACGCTGATCCTGGTGACGATGATCATCCCGTTCCAGTCGGAGATGGTGCCGCTGTTCCTGCTGATGAGCGACCTGGGGCTGGTGGACACGCACGCCGCCATCGTGCTGCCGTCGATCATCACCCCGTTCGCGGTGTTCTTCTTCCGGCAGAATGTGAAGAGCATTCCGGACGACCTGCTCGACGCGGCCCGCATCGACGGCAGCGGCGTGCTCGGGCGCTACTGGCACGTGGTGGTGCCGAACATCAAGCCGGCGATCGGCACCATTACCATCTTCGCCTTCCTGGGGGCCTGGAACAACTTCCTGTGGCCGCTGATCATTCTCAACTCGCGCAAGAAGATGCTGATCGAGCAGGTGCTGTCGGTGCTGACCGCGGAGTTCGCGCAGGAGCCGGCCGCGCGCATGGCGGCGGCGACCATGGCGGTGGTGCCGATCCTGCTGGTGTTCTTCTTCTCGCAGCGCTACTTCGTACGCGGCATCGCCCTCACCGGCCTCAAGTAG